The following proteins come from a genomic window of Streptomyces sp. NBC_00539:
- a CDS encoding AfsR/SARP family transcriptional regulator, which translates to MRIPPGRQEVILAALLLETNRVVSTDYLVDLIWDDEPPDTARTQVQICVSRLRKLFSKAAIAAAITTRPPGYVLKTEGDLVDSAVFARRVADARTLSRQGATAEAAELLRSAGELWQGDCLSGVSSETLRSKALQLDEERLTAAETRIDLELALGRHHQLVGEIQLLVRVHPLRERLRGQLMLALFRSGRQAEALESYRVGRELLVEELGLEPGAELRRLESAILSGEVPPVPSAGTGGGYGSASPGRDAAGAGEGAGGAAPAADRPGTQGGEVTHGGSGPADDRSGAAGGGSGAAGGGSGAAAADGERPDGRASVPVGSAPAAGSPYREEVPRQLPADTSDFVGDEEQIVHIEQTLLGGGGRRAVGLAVIVGKPGTGKSTLATHIAHRLSDTGYPDGQLYCDLRGTGTPATSTEVLGRFLRALGIPGPVIPDSQDERAEMYRTLLASRRVLVVLDDAASESQIRPLLPGSNRCAVLVTSRVRLTGLPGAHRVELDVMSTGHAMELLARVVGADRVRCEEVAAEALVRTVGGLPLALRIVAARLAARPHWTLASMVHRLANERHRLDELTHGEMTMRASLCLTHDGLAQEDRRLLRLLSLAKGPTLPGWLAGALLDDRRPFPSDLLEPLVDVQMLDVVGVESTGGFRYRFHEIIRVFAREQLAAHDEPATQSQALARMLGGWMSLAEQAHRRIYGGDFTVLHGSAPRWEPPAGCVDELLVDPLEWLDSEQANLVQAVEHAAEHEMHELCWDLATTLTTLFEGRGYFDEWERTHQLALAAVRSAGNTRGTAALLSSLGVLYLGRSQLAESHTSLTTALELFRELDDRQGLALCHRDLALLERMRGDEDSALTLYDRALRDFDRVGDVVGRAIVLTQSAHIWMRRGQTATAQSRLDEALGIYRSVGYTGGQARTLRRAGQLQQAQGEHEGAVRTFTEVLELCRDSGDVIGEGHLLRDLGAAHAEMGRGEAARGFYAQALSVREQIMDQGGAAVIRLDLARLLAASGGAGERSRSRELLESAVRAFRERRMQPELAEAERMLGTRAVVVRAPATETAAGV; encoded by the coding sequence GTGCGTATACCGCCGGGGCGGCAGGAGGTCATCCTCGCGGCGCTGCTCCTGGAGACGAACCGGGTGGTCAGCACCGACTACCTGGTGGACCTGATCTGGGACGACGAGCCGCCGGACACGGCGCGCACCCAGGTGCAGATCTGCGTGTCCCGGCTTCGCAAACTCTTCTCCAAGGCCGCGATCGCCGCCGCCATCACCACCCGGCCACCCGGGTACGTCCTCAAGACCGAGGGCGACCTGGTGGACTCGGCGGTGTTCGCGCGCCGCGTCGCCGACGCCCGGACCCTCAGCCGCCAGGGGGCCACGGCCGAGGCCGCCGAACTCCTGCGTTCGGCGGGTGAGTTGTGGCAGGGCGACTGCCTGAGCGGGGTGTCGAGCGAGACGCTGCGCAGCAAGGCGCTGCAACTGGACGAGGAACGGCTGACGGCGGCCGAGACCCGGATCGACCTGGAGCTGGCGCTGGGCCGGCACCACCAGCTGGTCGGCGAGATCCAGCTGCTGGTACGGGTGCACCCGCTGCGGGAGCGCCTGCGCGGGCAGTTGATGCTGGCGCTGTTCCGCTCGGGACGCCAGGCTGAGGCCCTGGAGAGCTACCGGGTGGGGCGCGAGCTGCTGGTGGAGGAGCTCGGGCTGGAACCGGGGGCGGAGCTGCGCCGCCTGGAGTCCGCCATCCTGTCCGGGGAGGTCCCCCCGGTCCCGTCGGCGGGGACGGGCGGCGGGTACGGCTCCGCGTCCCCCGGCCGGGACGCGGCCGGCGCCGGTGAGGGCGCGGGCGGCGCCGCACCGGCGGCGGACCGCCCCGGGACGCAGGGCGGCGAGGTGACGCACGGCGGCTCCGGCCCGGCGGACGACCGCTCCGGGGCGGCGGGCGGCGGCTCCGGGGCGGCGGGCGGCGGCTCCGGGGCGGCGGCCGCCGACGGGGAGAGACCCGACGGCCGCGCTTCCGTCCCCGTCGGCAGTGCACCGGCCGCCGGGTCCCCGTACCGCGAGGAAGTCCCGCGCCAGCTCCCGGCCGACACCTCGGACTTCGTGGGCGACGAGGAACAGATCGTCCACATCGAGCAGACCCTGCTCGGCGGGGGCGGCCGCCGCGCGGTCGGCCTGGCCGTCATCGTCGGCAAGCCCGGCACCGGCAAGTCCACACTGGCCACCCACATCGCGCACCGCCTCAGCGACACCGGCTACCCCGACGGGCAGTTGTACTGCGACCTGCGCGGCACCGGCACCCCGGCCACCTCCACCGAGGTGCTCGGCCGGTTCCTGCGCGCGCTCGGCATCCCCGGGCCGGTCATCCCCGATTCGCAGGACGAGCGGGCCGAGATGTACCGGACCCTGCTCGCCTCGCGCCGCGTCCTGGTCGTGCTGGACGACGCCGCGTCCGAGAGCCAGATCCGGCCCCTGCTGCCCGGAAGCAACCGCTGCGCCGTACTCGTCACCAGCCGGGTCCGGCTCACCGGCCTGCCCGGTGCCCACCGCGTCGAGCTCGACGTCATGAGCACCGGGCACGCCATGGAGCTGCTGGCCCGCGTCGTCGGCGCGGACCGCGTGCGGTGCGAAGAGGTGGCTGCCGAGGCACTGGTGCGGACCGTGGGCGGGCTGCCGCTCGCGCTGCGGATCGTGGCGGCGCGGCTGGCGGCGCGCCCGCACTGGACGCTGGCCTCGATGGTGCACCGCCTCGCCAACGAGCGGCACCGCCTGGACGAGCTCACCCACGGCGAGATGACGATGCGCGCCAGCCTCTGCCTGACCCATGACGGGCTGGCCCAGGAAGACCGCCGACTGCTGCGGCTGCTGAGCCTGGCGAAGGGGCCGACTCTGCCCGGCTGGCTGGCCGGGGCCCTGCTCGACGACCGCCGCCCCTTCCCTTCGGACCTGCTGGAACCACTGGTCGACGTACAGATGCTGGACGTCGTCGGCGTCGAGTCCACGGGCGGCTTCCGCTACCGGTTCCACGAGATCATCCGGGTGTTCGCGCGGGAGCAGCTCGCGGCGCACGACGAGCCGGCGACGCAGTCGCAGGCCCTCGCCAGGATGCTGGGCGGGTGGATGTCCTTGGCCGAGCAGGCCCACCGGCGCATCTACGGCGGGGATTTCACCGTCCTGCACGGCAGCGCGCCCCGGTGGGAGCCGCCGGCCGGCTGCGTGGACGAGCTGCTGGTGGATCCGCTGGAGTGGCTCGACAGCGAGCAGGCGAATCTGGTCCAGGCCGTCGAGCACGCCGCCGAACACGAGATGCACGAGCTGTGCTGGGACCTGGCGACGACCCTGACGACCCTGTTCGAGGGGCGCGGCTACTTCGACGAGTGGGAGCGTACGCACCAGCTCGCCCTGGCGGCGGTACGGTCGGCCGGCAACACGCGCGGCACGGCGGCCCTGCTCAGCTCGCTGGGCGTGCTCTACCTCGGCCGCAGTCAGCTGGCGGAGTCCCACACCTCGCTGACCACCGCACTCGAGCTGTTCCGGGAACTCGACGACCGCCAGGGCCTGGCCCTGTGCCACCGCGACCTCGCGCTGCTGGAGCGGATGCGGGGCGACGAGGATTCGGCGCTGACGTTGTACGACCGGGCGCTGCGGGATTTCGACCGAGTCGGCGACGTGGTGGGCCGGGCCATCGTGCTGACGCAGAGCGCGCACATCTGGATGCGGCGAGGACAGACGGCGACCGCCCAGAGCCGGCTGGACGAGGCGCTCGGGATCTACCGCTCGGTGGGCTACACGGGCGGTCAGGCCAGGACCCTGCGCCGGGCGGGGCAGTTGCAGCAGGCCCAGGGTGAACACGAGGGCGCGGTGCGGACCTTCACCGAAGTGCTGGAGCTGTGCCGGGACAGCGGGGACGTGATCGGCGAGGGACATCTGCTGCGTGATCTGGGTGCCGCACACGCCGAAATGGGCCGGGGCGAGGCGGCGCGGGGCTTCTACGCCCAGGCGCTGTCGGTGCGGGAGCAGATCATGGACCAGGGAGGGGCCGCGGTGATCCGGCTGGACCTGGCCCGGCTGCTGGCGGCGAGCGGCGGGGCCGGCGAGCGATCGCGCTCGCGGGAGCTGCTGGAGAGTGCGGTACGGGCCTTCCGCGAGCGGCGGATGCAGCCGGAACTCGCCGAGGCGGAGCGGATGCTGGGCACCCGGGCGGTCGTGGTGCGCGCACCGGCGACGGAGACCGCCGCCGGGGTCTGA
- a CDS encoding helix-turn-helix domain-containing protein: MTTAQLHALPLTRATEPVPAAPGAIPVSPGATPVPPGAVVVAPESSQVGALIRAHRLRIGLTQRELADLSTISVRAIRDLEQGKARRPRPDTVRLMADALRLGPRARTALEAAAQQGRGGGHGLAEPPAPPTALHAVVGREAETGVLTDELGSGSERLVHVVGLTGMGKTRLALEVADRLHATGMPVLWHAFRGASADHLGPDEGPWSARVAAAVSALCSTAPDGIAGIAGIAGGGDAMAGLAELLGEQPALLVLDGAPAGPPRFERLTGLLRSCPGLRLLVTSDQPWRIPGERIFLLSPLEVPAEGAVDDTAVPASVQVFLGHLRRVRPEFVPGPADLRSASRVCLGLDGHPGALAAAASWLVVCDLAALCDSLDADPTALLDHLGGGDGAEDFRRALRLRLDRLPEDASALLDALCGRPAVEFELGDITALTGRSLPECGRMLRELLLAGVVRATHEGGGSRFRVLGLVRAVRRGRAVTAARA; this comes from the coding sequence ATGACCACCGCGCAGTTGCACGCATTGCCCCTGACCAGAGCCACCGAGCCGGTGCCGGCGGCACCCGGGGCCATCCCGGTTTCGCCCGGAGCCACCCCGGTGCCGCCCGGAGCCGTCGTGGTGGCGCCCGAGTCCTCGCAGGTGGGCGCGCTGATACGAGCGCACCGGCTGAGGATCGGGCTCACCCAGCGGGAACTGGCCGACCTGTCCACGATCAGCGTGCGGGCCATCCGCGACCTGGAGCAGGGCAAGGCACGACGCCCCCGGCCCGACACGGTGCGGCTGATGGCCGACGCCCTGCGGCTGGGCCCGCGGGCCCGTACGGCGCTGGAGGCCGCGGCCCAGCAGGGACGGGGCGGCGGGCACGGCCTGGCCGAACCGCCGGCCCCGCCGACCGCGCTGCACGCGGTGGTGGGCCGCGAGGCGGAAACGGGCGTACTGACGGATGAGCTGGGCTCCGGGTCGGAGCGGCTGGTGCACGTCGTCGGGCTGACCGGGATGGGCAAGACCCGGCTGGCGCTCGAAGTCGCCGACCGGCTCCACGCCACCGGGATGCCGGTGCTGTGGCACGCCTTCCGGGGCGCGAGCGCCGACCACCTCGGCCCGGACGAAGGCCCGTGGTCGGCGAGGGTGGCGGCGGCGGTCTCGGCACTGTGCTCGACAGCGCCCGACGGGATCGCCGGGATCGCCGGGATCGCCGGCGGCGGGGACGCGATGGCCGGACTTGCCGAACTGCTCGGCGAGCAGCCCGCCCTGCTGGTGCTGGACGGGGCACCGGCCGGGCCACCGCGGTTCGAGCGGCTCACCGGGCTGCTGCGCTCCTGCCCGGGGTTGCGCCTGCTCGTCACCTCCGACCAGCCGTGGCGGATACCGGGCGAGCGGATCTTCCTGCTGTCCCCGCTGGAGGTACCGGCCGAGGGGGCCGTCGACGACACCGCCGTACCGGCTTCCGTGCAGGTCTTCCTGGGGCACCTGCGCCGGGTGCGGCCGGAGTTCGTGCCCGGACCGGCCGACCTGCGGTCCGCGTCGAGGGTGTGCCTCGGCCTCGACGGGCATCCGGGAGCGCTGGCCGCAGCGGCGTCGTGGCTGGTGGTGTGCGACTTGGCCGCCCTGTGCGACAGCCTCGACGCGGACCCCACGGCGTTGCTCGACCACCTCGGCGGAGGCGACGGGGCGGAGGACTTCCGCCGGGCGCTGCGCCTTCGGCTCGACCGGCTGCCCGAGGACGCGTCCGCGCTGCTGGACGCCCTGTGCGGGCGCCCGGCTGTCGAGTTCGAACTCGGCGACATCACCGCGCTGACCGGGCGGAGCCTGCCGGAGTGCGGCCGGATGCTGCGCGAACTGCTGCTGGCCGGTGTGGTCCGGGCGACCCACGAGGGCGGCGGTTCCCGGTTCCGCGTCCTCGGGCTGGTGCGGGCCGTGCGCCGGGGGCGGGCCGTGACTGCCGCCCGGGCGTGA